In the Micromonospora narathiwatensis genome, one interval contains:
- the glgA gene encoding glycogen synthase — protein sequence MTDSARPRVDLLTREYPPEVYGGAGVHVEYLARELRRLADVRVHCFGAPRDEPGVTAYAEPVELAGANPALRTMGVDLAMAADCAGTDVVHSHTWYANLAGHTAKLLHGVPHVVTAHSLEPLRPWKAEQLGGGYALSSWCERTAYEAADAIIAVSAGMRRDVLAAYPAVDPDRVRVVHNGIDTAQYAPDHGTDVLDRLGIDPSRPSVVYVGRITRQKGLPYLLRAARELPADTQLVLLAGAPDTAEIAAEVEGLVAELRATRSGVVWVAAMLPKHEVIQVLTHATIFACPSVYEPMGIVNLEAMACETAVVATATGGIPEVVADGETGLLVPIEQAADGTGTPLDPQRFVADLAGRINEVLADPARAAEFGRAGRRRAVEHFSWDTIAARTLEVYRSVGAAG from the coding sequence ATGACGGATTCCGCCCGCCCGCGCGTCGACCTGCTCACCCGGGAGTACCCGCCGGAGGTGTACGGCGGGGCCGGGGTGCATGTCGAGTACCTGGCGCGCGAGCTGCGCCGCCTCGCCGACGTACGGGTGCACTGCTTCGGCGCGCCGCGCGACGAGCCGGGGGTCACCGCGTACGCCGAGCCGGTCGAGCTGGCCGGCGCGAACCCGGCGCTGCGGACCATGGGCGTCGACCTGGCGATGGCCGCCGACTGCGCCGGCACCGACGTGGTGCACAGCCACACCTGGTACGCCAACCTGGCCGGGCACACCGCGAAGCTGCTGCACGGGGTGCCGCACGTGGTCACCGCGCACAGCCTGGAGCCGCTGCGCCCGTGGAAGGCCGAGCAGCTCGGCGGCGGCTACGCGCTCTCCTCGTGGTGCGAGCGCACCGCGTACGAGGCCGCCGACGCGATCATCGCGGTGAGCGCGGGGATGCGGCGGGACGTGCTGGCCGCGTACCCGGCGGTGGACCCGGACCGGGTACGGGTGGTCCACAACGGTATCGACACCGCCCAGTACGCCCCGGACCACGGCACCGACGTGCTGGACCGGCTCGGCATCGACCCGTCCCGCCCGAGCGTGGTGTACGTCGGGCGGATCACCCGGCAGAAGGGGCTGCCGTACCTGCTACGGGCGGCCCGGGAGCTGCCCGCCGACACCCAGCTCGTGCTGCTCGCCGGCGCGCCGGACACCGCGGAGATCGCCGCCGAGGTGGAGGGGCTGGTCGCGGAGCTGCGGGCCACCCGTTCGGGCGTGGTCTGGGTGGCCGCGATGCTGCCCAAGCACGAGGTGATCCAGGTGCTCACCCACGCCACCATCTTCGCCTGCCCGTCGGTGTACGAGCCGATGGGCATCGTGAACCTGGAGGCAATGGCCTGCGAGACGGCCGTGGTGGCGACCGCCACCGGCGGCATCCCCGAGGTGGTCGCCGACGGCGAGACCGGGCTGCTGGTGCCGATCGAGCAGGCCGCCGACGGCACCGGGACGCCGCTGGACCCGCAACGGTTCGTGGCCGACCTGGCGGGTCGGATCAACGAGGTGCTGGCCGACCCGGCGCGGGCGGCCGAGTTCGGCCGGGCCGGACGGCGCCGGGCGGTAGAACACTTCTCCTGGGACACGATCGCCGCACGGACGCTGGAGGTGTACCGGTCGGTGGGCGCCGCCGGCTGA
- a CDS encoding alpha-1,4-glucan--maltose-1-phosphate maltosyltransferase — MTGRFPIEDVSPVVSCGRYPAKAVVGEVVPVSARAYREGHDALGCNVVWLGPDGAARPFTRMRAGEPGQDRWHAAIRPDAVGEWRFTVEAFQDPYLTWQNAVTKKLAAGQGPAELANDLAEGARVLEAALALVPAADRKRVRAAVVALRDDDRELPRRVGPALDLAALLWDHPVRELVTTGDEHRLWVDRPRALFSAWYEFFPRSEGAVPATVDAPARSGTFRTAVDRLPGVAAMGFDVLYLPPIHPIGRINRKGRNNSLTADPDDVGSPWAIGAAEGGHDAIHPDLGTPADFRAFLAAAAGQGLEVAMDLALQCAPDHPWVTEHPEWFTTRADGSIAYAENPPKKYQDIYPVNFDNDPEGIRAEILRVVLHWVGEGVRIFRVDNPHTKPFDFWHWLIWQVKQVEPDVLFLAEAFTRPAIMHGLGKIGFTQSYTYFTWRTSAVEMRAYCEELVAAADYMRPNFWPNTPDILHESLQHGGPPMFKIRAVLAALLSPSWGMYAGYELFEHVARPGAEEYLDNEKYELRPRDWAEAQAQGRSLAPFIATLNRVRRDNPALHRLRNLRFHDVDNPALLCWSKHDPDTGNTVLVICSFDSRSVQWGNTTLDMPALGLDWHERFTVHDELTGTSYDWGQRNAVRLDPYLQPAHVFTVRRPAPPAVPEPVAAAPAELTVAAVPADLSGGTAPTAPAPEDEARWTS, encoded by the coding sequence GTGACTGGACGGTTTCCGATCGAAGACGTCTCCCCCGTCGTCTCCTGCGGTCGCTACCCGGCCAAGGCGGTCGTCGGCGAGGTCGTGCCGGTGTCGGCCCGCGCCTACCGCGAGGGGCACGACGCGCTCGGCTGCAACGTGGTCTGGCTGGGCCCGGACGGCGCGGCCCGCCCGTTCACCCGGATGCGCGCCGGCGAGCCCGGCCAGGACCGCTGGCACGCCGCCATCCGCCCGGACGCGGTGGGCGAGTGGCGGTTCACCGTGGAGGCGTTCCAGGACCCGTACCTGACCTGGCAGAACGCGGTCACCAAGAAGCTCGCCGCCGGCCAGGGCCCGGCCGAGCTGGCCAACGACCTGGCCGAGGGGGCCAGGGTGCTGGAGGCGGCCCTGGCGCTGGTGCCGGCGGCCGACCGGAAGCGGGTCCGGGCCGCGGTGGTCGCGCTGCGGGACGACGACCGCGAGCTGCCCCGGCGGGTCGGCCCGGCGCTCGATCTGGCCGCGCTGCTCTGGGACCACCCGGTCCGGGAGCTGGTCACCACCGGTGACGAGCACCGGCTCTGGGTGGACCGGCCCCGGGCGCTCTTCTCCGCCTGGTACGAGTTCTTCCCCCGCTCGGAGGGGGCGGTCCCGGCCACCGTGGACGCGCCGGCCCGGTCGGGCACCTTCCGCACCGCCGTCGACCGCCTGCCGGGCGTCGCGGCGATGGGCTTCGACGTGCTCTACCTGCCGCCGATCCACCCGATCGGCCGGATCAACCGCAAGGGCCGCAACAACTCGCTCACCGCCGACCCGGACGACGTCGGCTCGCCGTGGGCGATCGGCGCCGCCGAGGGCGGCCACGACGCCATCCACCCCGACCTGGGTACGCCGGCGGACTTCCGCGCGTTCCTCGCCGCCGCCGCCGGGCAGGGCCTGGAGGTGGCGATGGACCTGGCGTTGCAGTGCGCGCCGGACCACCCGTGGGTGACCGAGCACCCGGAGTGGTTCACCACCCGGGCCGACGGCAGCATCGCGTACGCGGAGAACCCGCCGAAGAAGTACCAGGACATCTACCCGGTCAACTTCGACAACGACCCGGAGGGCATCCGGGCGGAGATCCTGCGGGTGGTGCTGCACTGGGTCGGCGAGGGCGTGCGGATCTTCCGGGTGGACAACCCGCACACCAAGCCGTTCGACTTCTGGCACTGGCTGATCTGGCAGGTCAAGCAGGTCGAGCCGGACGTGCTCTTCCTCGCCGAGGCGTTCACCCGGCCGGCGATCATGCACGGGCTGGGCAAGATCGGCTTCACCCAGTCGTACACCTACTTCACCTGGCGCACCAGCGCGGTCGAGATGCGGGCGTACTGCGAGGAGCTGGTCGCGGCGGCCGACTACATGCGGCCCAACTTCTGGCCCAACACCCCGGACATCCTGCACGAGTCGTTGCAGCACGGCGGCCCGCCGATGTTCAAGATCCGGGCGGTGCTGGCCGCGCTGCTCTCCCCCTCCTGGGGCATGTACGCCGGCTACGAGCTGTTCGAGCACGTCGCCCGCCCCGGCGCCGAGGAGTACCTCGACAACGAGAAGTACGAGCTACGTCCCCGGGACTGGGCCGAGGCCCAGGCGCAGGGCCGCTCGCTCGCCCCGTTCATCGCCACCCTCAACCGGGTACGCCGCGACAACCCGGCCCTGCACCGGCTGCGCAACCTGCGCTTCCACGACGTCGACAACCCGGCACTGCTCTGCTGGTCCAAACACGACCCGGACACCGGCAACACGGTGCTCGTGATCTGCTCGTTCGACTCGCGCTCGGTGCAGTGGGGCAACACCACCCTCGACATGCCGGCGCTCGGCCTCGACTGGCACGAGCGGTTCACCGTGCACGACGAGCTGACCGGGACCAGCTACGACTGGGGGCAGCGCAACGCCGTCCGGCTCGACCCGTACCTGCAACCCGCGCACGTGTTCACCGTGCGGCGGCCCGCCCCGCCGGCCGTGCCCGAGCCGGTGGCCGCGGCGCCGGCGGAGCTGACCGTCGCCGCCGTACCCGCCGACCTCTCCGGCGGCACCGCCCCGACCGCACCCGCCCCGGAGGACGAGGCACGATGGACCAGCTGA
- the glgB gene encoding 1,4-alpha-glucan branching protein GlgB, which translates to MDQLIAGEAYDPHAVLGAHPADGRTTIRTIRRGAADVAVLVGDERHPTRRVHDVGVFEAVLPGEVLDYRVEVDGTVHDDPYRFPPTLGELDLHLIAEGRHERLWEALGARVLDGGVAFAVWAPNARGVRVVGDFTGWGPDDGWPMRSLGASGVWEIFVPGASVGARYKYRILGADGHWRDKADPLAARTEVPPATASVVHRSTYEWGDAAWLARRARQRPHQEPMSVYEVHLGSWRPGLGYRELAEQLTAYVTELGFTHVEFLPVMEHPFGGSWGYQVTGYYAPTARFGDPDEFRHLVDRLHSAGIGVILDWVPAHFPKDDWALGRFDGTPLYEHPDPRRGEHPDWGTYVFDFGRREVRNFLVANALYWLDQFHVDGLRVDAVASMLYLDYSRQEGQWVPNVHGGRENLEAIAFLQEVNATVYKQHAGVVMVAEESTAWPGVTRPTGEGGLGFGFKWNMGWMHDTLLYTSKDPVYRQHHHHQLTFSLAYAWSENYVLPISHDEVVHGKGSLAAKMPGDTWQRLANVRALLAYMWAHPGKQLIFMGCELADDREWSEERGLDWYLLHDPARAGVQRLVGDLNRIYRASPALWAQDTEPAGFRWIAGDDAANNTVSFVRIAPDGQTLVCVANFSALPLEGYRIGLPAGGAWTEVLNTDSHHYGGSGVGNLGAVHVESVPWHGMPASAALRVPPLGVLWLCRD; encoded by the coding sequence ATGGACCAGCTGATCGCCGGCGAGGCGTACGACCCGCACGCCGTGCTCGGCGCGCATCCCGCCGACGGGCGCACCACCATCCGGACCATCCGCCGGGGCGCGGCCGACGTGGCGGTGCTGGTCGGCGACGAACGGCACCCGACGCGGCGGGTGCACGACGTCGGCGTCTTCGAGGCCGTGCTGCCCGGCGAGGTGCTCGACTACCGGGTCGAGGTCGACGGCACGGTGCACGACGACCCGTACCGTTTCCCGCCCACCCTCGGCGAGCTGGACCTGCACCTGATCGCCGAGGGGCGGCACGAGCGGCTCTGGGAGGCGCTCGGCGCCCGGGTCCTCGACGGGGGCGTGGCGTTCGCCGTCTGGGCGCCCAACGCCCGCGGGGTGCGGGTGGTCGGCGACTTCACCGGCTGGGGGCCGGACGACGGCTGGCCGATGCGCTCGCTCGGCGCGAGCGGCGTGTGGGAGATCTTCGTGCCGGGCGCGTCGGTCGGCGCCCGCTACAAGTACCGGATCCTCGGCGCCGACGGGCACTGGCGGGACAAGGCCGACCCCCTCGCGGCGCGGACCGAGGTGCCGCCGGCGACCGCCTCGGTGGTGCACCGCTCGACGTACGAGTGGGGCGACGCCGCCTGGCTGGCACGGCGGGCCCGGCAGCGGCCGCACCAGGAGCCGATGAGCGTCTACGAGGTGCACCTCGGTTCCTGGCGGCCCGGCCTCGGCTACCGCGAGTTGGCCGAGCAGCTCACCGCGTACGTGACCGAGCTGGGCTTCACCCACGTGGAGTTCCTGCCGGTGATGGAGCACCCGTTCGGCGGCTCGTGGGGCTACCAGGTCACCGGCTACTACGCCCCCACCGCCCGGTTCGGCGACCCGGACGAGTTCCGGCACCTGGTCGACCGGCTGCACTCCGCCGGCATCGGCGTGATCCTCGACTGGGTGCCCGCCCACTTCCCGAAGGACGACTGGGCGCTCGGCCGCTTCGACGGCACCCCGTTGTACGAGCACCCCGACCCGCGTCGCGGCGAGCACCCCGACTGGGGCACGTACGTCTTCGACTTCGGCCGCCGGGAGGTGCGCAACTTCCTGGTCGCCAACGCGCTCTACTGGCTGGACCAGTTCCACGTCGACGGGCTGCGGGTGGACGCGGTCGCCTCGATGCTCTATCTGGACTACTCGCGCCAAGAGGGGCAGTGGGTGCCCAACGTGCACGGCGGCCGGGAGAACCTGGAGGCCATCGCGTTCCTCCAGGAGGTCAACGCCACCGTCTACAAGCAGCACGCCGGGGTGGTGATGGTCGCCGAGGAGTCCACCGCCTGGCCCGGCGTGACCCGCCCGACCGGCGAGGGCGGGCTCGGCTTCGGCTTCAAGTGGAACATGGGCTGGATGCACGACACGCTGCTCTACACCTCGAAGGACCCGGTCTACCGGCAGCACCACCACCATCAGCTCACCTTCTCCCTGGCGTACGCCTGGAGCGAGAACTACGTGCTGCCGATCAGCCACGACGAGGTGGTGCACGGCAAGGGCTCCCTCGCGGCCAAGATGCCCGGCGACACCTGGCAGCGGCTGGCCAACGTACGGGCGCTGCTGGCGTACATGTGGGCGCACCCCGGCAAGCAACTGATCTTCATGGGCTGCGAGCTGGCCGACGACCGCGAGTGGAGCGAGGAACGCGGCCTCGACTGGTACCTGCTGCACGACCCCGCGCGGGCCGGCGTGCAACGCCTCGTCGGCGACCTGAACCGGATCTACCGCGCCTCCCCGGCGCTCTGGGCGCAGGACACCGAGCCGGCCGGCTTCCGCTGGATCGCCGGGGACGACGCCGCCAACAACACCGTGTCGTTCGTCCGCATCGCGCCCGACGGCCAGACCCTGGTCTGCGTGGCCAACTTCTCCGCGCTGCCGCTGGAGGGTTACCGGATCGGCCTGCCGGCCGGTGGCGCCTGGACCGAGGTGCTCAACACCGACTCCCACCACTACGGCGGGTCGGGCGTGGGCAACCTCGGCGCGGTGCACGTCGAGAGCGTGCCCTGGCACGGCATGCCGGCGTCCGCGGCGCTCCGGGTTCCGCCGCTCGGCGTGCTCTGGCTCTGCCGCGACTGA